Proteins from one Fragaria vesca subsp. vesca linkage group LG6, FraVesHawaii_1.0, whole genome shotgun sequence genomic window:
- the LOC101295831 gene encoding histidine-containing phosphotransfer protein 6-like, giving the protein MLGLGVDRLRADMNRLLAMLFHQGVLDEQFLQLQQLQDESSPNFVSEVVNIYFQESEKLLRNLRALLMDREFSDYKKMGIHLNQLIGSSSSIGAKRLRNVCVAFRTASEQHNRAGCLRALELLEHDYCYLKNKLHELFQIEQQRVLAAGVRYPIQQIN; this is encoded by the exons ATGTTGGGGTTGGGTGTTGATCGGTTGCGAGCCGATATGAATCGGTTGCTCGCAATGCTCTTTCACCAG GGAGTATTGGATGAGCAATTCTTGCAACTGCAGCAGCTTCAAGACGAGAGCTCCCCAAACTTTGTTTCTGAAGTTGTAAACATCTACTTCCAAGAGTCGGAGAAGCTGTTGAGAAATCTCAGAGCACTACT GATGGATAGGGAGTTCTCGGACTACAAGAAAATGGGGATCCATTTGAATCAGTTGATCGGAAGCAGCTCAAGCATTGGTGCCAAGAGACTCAGAAACGTCTGCGTTGCTTTTCGAACCGCTTCTGAACAACACAACCGTGCTGG GTGCTTGAGAGCTTTAGAGCTGCTGGAACATGACTATTGCTACCTCAAGAACAAGCTGCATGAATTGTTCCAG ATAGAGCAGCAACGAGTATTGGCAGCTGGGGTTCGATACCCAATACAGCAGATCAATTAA